TGATATAAATTCCATAAATCTGTAACCAATTTGGAAAAACAGTTAGGCTAACCAATCCTACTTTTTCTGAGTATACAATTGCAAAAACCATCATTACCAGAGCAACTAATAAAGTAGCTATCATTGGCGGACTCAATACCTTTTGATCTTTGTTTTTTGTTGGTAAAACATCGGCTACTCCCCACTTTCCACCAAATGCCCAATAAAAATGAACCCCCGAAATAAAAAAGAGAATTAAAACACTAATCACACCTAAAAAATAAATCATAATTGTAGTTTTTAATGTAAGTTTGTCTTACAAAACTAAGAACAACACATGACAACTTTATTGATAAATATCAAGGAATTAATACAAGTTAGAGAAAACAATATTAAAAAGGTATCTGGAGCAGATATGAAAGTTTTACCAACAATCAAAAATGCTTTTTTACTTTTAGAAGATGATACAATTATTGATTATGGAAGTATGGAGAATGTGCCTTCTTCAGCAGATACAACGATTGATTGTACTGGCAAAATGATTTTACCAACTTGGTGTGACTCTCATACACATATTGTATATGCTGGAAACCGTGAACAAGAATTTGTTGATAGAATTAACGGGCTTACCTATGAAGAGATCGCTAATAAAGGAGGTGGAATTTTAAATTCCGCTAAAAAATTACAAGAAACTTCAGAAGATGATTTGTACGAACAATCTTCTAAACGTTTAGAAGAAGTAATGCAATTAGGTACTGGAGCCGTTGAAATTAAATCAGGATACGGACTTACGGTAGAAGCTGAATTAAAAATGCTTCGTGTTATAAAGAAGTTAAGAGAAAACTATAAGCTACCTATTAAAGCTACCTTTTTAGGAGCCCATGCTTTTCCTACAGAATATAAAAACAATAAAGAAGGTTATATTGATTTAATCATTAACGCAATGCTACCTAAAATTGCTAAAGAAAATTTAGCCGAGTTTATCGATGCATTTTGTGAAACAGGATATTTCTCTGTAGAAGATACGGATAAAATCTTAGAGGCTGGTAAAAAATATGGATTAACGCCAAAGGTACATGTGAATCAATTTACCACTATTGGAGGTGTACAAGTGAGTATAAAGCATGATGCATTATCTGTAGACCATTTAGAAGTAATGAACGCTGAAGATATTGAAGCTTTAAAAGGAACGAAAACCATGCCGGTAGCATTACCGTCTTGCTCATACTTTTTAAGTATTCCTTATACTCCTGCTAGAGAGATTATGAATGCTGGTTTACCTTTGGCATTAGCTACAGATTTTAACCCTGGTTCTACTCCATCTGGTAACATGAATTTTGTAGTTGCCACGGCTTGTATTAAAATGAAAATGACTCCTGAAGAAGCTATCAATGCTGCTACTATTAACGGAGCTTATGCCATGAATCTTTCTGAAGAAGTTGGAAGTATAACTAAAGGAAAAAAAGCAAATTTTATTCTTACCAAAGAGATTTTAAGCTATGGAGCTATTCCGTATAACTTTGGTTCTGTATTGATTGATTCAGTTTTCATTAACGGAAAAGCGATTTAATATGTTACGTATTTTTTCTAAGACAGAAATTCAAGAGTTTGTAAGTCCAAGAGAAGGAGAAACAAAATTAGGTGAAATGGTACAAACCATTTCAAGTATTGATGACTTGAATAATACCTCAGCTAGCTATGTTATACTTGGTGTTCCTGAAGATATTGGTGTAAAAATGAATTATGGAAATAGAGGCGCACAAACAGCTTTTACGCCTACTTTAAAATCTTTTTTAAACACACAACAAAATCAATTTATCGATGGAAAGGATATTCTGATACTTGGTTATTTAGATTATGCTGAAGAGGTTGCTAAATTTGATGGATCTGATCGTGAAAAAGGTGATTATTTAGTAAAAGCTATTGATAAAAAGCTATCTGAAGTTATCAAAATCATTGTAGCATCTGGTAAGACTCCAATAATTATAGGTGGAGGACACAACAATGCTTATGGAAATTTAAAAGGACTTTCCGAAGGAAAAAATCAACCTATAAATGTGATTAATTTAGATGCTCATACGGATTTACGCCGTTTAGAAGAACGTCATAGTGGTAATGGTTTTTCTTATGCTATTGAACATACATACGTTGATAAATACTTTATGTTTGGTTTGCATGAAAACTATACACCGCAATACATTTTTGATGAAATTCATAGCAATATAAATATCGATTATAATTTATATGAAGAATTGGAAGTTTACAAAACAGCTTCTTTTGAAAATGAACTACAACGTGCAGAAAACTTTATTCAAGAAAAACCTTTTGGAATAGAAGTAGATCTAGATTGTATTCAACATTTTCCAAGCAGTGCTATGACTCCAAGTGGTTTTCAACCTCAACAAGCTCGTAGGTTTGTTTATTGTCTTGGAAAAAACAATAATGCTTCTTATTTACATATTTGTGAAGGTGCTCCAGCAGTAATGAAAGATGTAATTGCCAATGGACAAGTAGGAAAGTTTATTTCTTATTTAATTTCTGATTTTATAAAAGCTAAAAACGCTTAGATAAACTAAAAGAGAATGTCGTTTTTTTACAATTAAAGGTTCTTTTATCAAATTACTTTTGAGTCTATAAACATAAATCTGTATGAAAAAAATAATTATAGCCCGATTAAGTATAAAAGAAGCGTATAAAACGCAATTTTTAACTCTTTCTGAAAATATGGTAAAAACTAGTAATTCTGAAGAAGGGTGCATTACATATCAACTACATAACGATGTATTTGATTCTAATAGCTTTTTATTTTACGAAGAATATATAAATGAAGAAGCGGTTAATCATCATAATAACTCAACTCATTTCAGTAATTTTATTAATGCTATTACTCCCCTTTTAACCCAAGCTCCAATTATTAACATGTACTAATTAATGAGTAGAATCCACTATAAACCATCAAAATATTTATCTAACTACATAGATAGATATTTTGTTTGTTCACAAAATAAAGGACTTCCTTTAATTTTACCTGGTACTGGGTTAGAGTTACTATTTCATTTAAAGGATTCATTATCAATAGCTAATGAAAAACTAAGTACAGCGCATACCATTTGTCCAAGAGAACGATTACTATTTGATACTACCAATAATGTAAACTATATTTCTGTGCGTTTTCATAGCGGTGCTTTTAGGCACTTTACCAATATCCCTCATAAATATATTGTTAACCATTACTTAACCGTTGAA
The sequence above is a segment of the Tenacibaculum sp. 190130A14a genome. Coding sequences within it:
- the hutI gene encoding imidazolonepropionase translates to MTTLLINIKELIQVRENNIKKVSGADMKVLPTIKNAFLLLEDDTIIDYGSMENVPSSADTTIDCTGKMILPTWCDSHTHIVYAGNREQEFVDRINGLTYEEIANKGGGILNSAKKLQETSEDDLYEQSSKRLEEVMQLGTGAVEIKSGYGLTVEAELKMLRVIKKLRENYKLPIKATFLGAHAFPTEYKNNKEGYIDLIINAMLPKIAKENLAEFIDAFCETGYFSVEDTDKILEAGKKYGLTPKVHVNQFTTIGGVQVSIKHDALSVDHLEVMNAEDIEALKGTKTMPVALPSCSYFLSIPYTPAREIMNAGLPLALATDFNPGSTPSGNMNFVVATACIKMKMTPEEAINAATINGAYAMNLSEEVGSITKGKKANFILTKEILSYGAIPYNFGSVLIDSVFINGKAI
- a CDS encoding formimidoylglutamase, with product MLRIFSKTEIQEFVSPREGETKLGEMVQTISSIDDLNNTSASYVILGVPEDIGVKMNYGNRGAQTAFTPTLKSFLNTQQNQFIDGKDILILGYLDYAEEVAKFDGSDREKGDYLVKAIDKKLSEVIKIIVASGKTPIIIGGGHNNAYGNLKGLSEGKNQPINVINLDAHTDLRRLEERHSGNGFSYAIEHTYVDKYFMFGLHENYTPQYIFDEIHSNINIDYNLYEELEVYKTASFENELQRAENFIQEKPFGIEVDLDCIQHFPSSAMTPSGFQPQQARRFVYCLGKNNNASYLHICEGAPAVMKDVIANGQVGKFISYLISDFIKAKNA
- a CDS encoding putative quinol monooxygenase; translated protein: MKKIIIARLSIKEAYKTQFLTLSENMVKTSNSEEGCITYQLHNDVFDSNSFLFYEEYINEEAVNHHNNSTHFSNFINAITPLLTQAPIINMY
- a CDS encoding DUF3995 domain-containing protein, which gives rise to MIYFLGVISVLILFFISGVHFYWAFGGKWGVADVLPTKNKDQKVLSPPMIATLLVALVMMVFAIVYSEKVGLVSLTVFPNWLQIYGIYIIASIFIIRAIGEFKYVGFFKRIRDTRFAKNDTQYFSPLCLFLGIIGLLLSTL